Proteins from one Loktanella sp. M215 genomic window:
- a CDS encoding biotin--[acetyl-CoA-carboxylase] ligase, translating to MSTDPTTDALWPEGVLCRHLKTVDSTMSEAARIAPTLEAPTWIIADAQTGARGRRGRSWQTPDGNFAATLVYKPNCTAQQASLRSFMAAVALFEALAMYVDRTKLSLKWPNDVLLNGGKVAGILLETSGQGPYVDWLSVGIGVNLAHVPDGIRDAAFPPVSLVDACERVPTPNDFLIRLAADYATQEAKLWEFDFEIIRSDWLRHAARLGEVITARTAREDITGTFDTIDNDGNLVLITPEGPRVIPAADIYF from the coding sequence TTGTCAACTGATCCGACCACGGACGCCCTCTGGCCAGAGGGCGTGCTGTGCCGCCACCTGAAGACCGTGGATTCAACCATGTCAGAGGCGGCGCGGATCGCGCCGACCCTTGAGGCCCCGACCTGGATCATCGCCGACGCGCAGACCGGTGCAAGGGGACGGCGTGGCCGGAGCTGGCAGACGCCTGACGGTAATTTTGCCGCAACGCTGGTCTACAAGCCCAATTGCACGGCCCAGCAGGCCAGCCTGCGGTCGTTCATGGCCGCCGTCGCCCTGTTCGAGGCGCTGGCGATGTATGTCGACCGCACCAAGTTGTCCCTGAAATGGCCCAACGACGTGCTGCTGAACGGCGGCAAGGTCGCTGGCATCCTGCTGGAAACCAGCGGGCAGGGGCCATACGTGGACTGGCTGTCCGTCGGGATTGGCGTCAACCTTGCCCATGTACCGGACGGCATCCGCGATGCGGCCTTCCCGCCGGTCTCCCTTGTGGACGCGTGCGAGCGGGTGCCGACACCCAATGACTTCCTGATCCGCCTCGCCGCTGACTACGCCACGCAGGAAGCCAAGCTCTGGGAGTTCGATTTCGAGATCATCCGCAGCGACTGGCTGCGCCACGCCGCACGTCTGGGCGAGGTCATCACCGCCCGCACGGCGCGCGAAGACATCACCGGCACGTTCGACACCATCGACAACGACGGCAACCTTGTCCTGATCACGCCGGAGGGGCCGCGCGTCATTCCCGCCGCCGACATCTACTTCTAG
- a CDS encoding type III pantothenate kinase has translation MLLAIDCGNTNTVFSIWDGTRFLATWRTKTDWQRTADQYYVWLQSLMAMQKVAVDIDEVIVSATVPRVVFNLRVLADRYFNCRPIVVGKPECKLPVAPRVDPGTAVGPDRLVNTAGAFDRHGGNLIVVDFGTATTLDVVDDDGAYVGGVIAPGVNVSLEAFHMAAAALPHVDVTKPDRVIGTNTVACMQSGAFWGYIGLVKEITARIKAERGREMTVIGTGGLASLFATGDQLFDRVEDDLTMHGLTVIHNYNKDHT, from the coding sequence ATGCTGTTGGCCATCGACTGCGGCAACACGAATACCGTGTTCTCGATCTGGGACGGGACGCGCTTTCTGGCGACCTGGCGGACCAAGACGGACTGGCAGCGCACGGCTGACCAATACTACGTCTGGCTGCAATCGCTGATGGCTATGCAAAAGGTCGCGGTCGACATCGACGAGGTCATCGTCAGCGCCACGGTGCCGCGCGTCGTCTTCAATCTGCGCGTTCTCGCCGACCGCTATTTCAACTGCCGCCCCATCGTCGTGGGTAAACCCGAATGCAAACTGCCGGTGGCCCCGCGCGTCGATCCGGGCACGGCCGTCGGGCCGGACCGCCTCGTGAACACGGCGGGCGCCTTTGATCGTCACGGCGGGAACCTGATCGTGGTGGATTTCGGCACGGCGACGACGCTCGATGTGGTGGACGATGACGGCGCCTATGTCGGCGGAGTTATTGCCCCCGGCGTGAACGTGAGCCTCGAGGCCTTTCACATGGCCGCGGCCGCCCTACCTCATGTGGACGTGACCAAGCCAGACCGCGTGATCGGAACGAATACCGTCGCCTGCATGCAGTCCGGTGCGTTCTGGGGTTACATTGGTCTCGTGAAAGAGATAACCGCACGGATCAAAGCCGAACGTGGCCGAGAGATGACCGTCATCGGGACCGGTGGACTGGCCTCACTCTTCGCCACAGGCGACCAATTATTTGACCGGGTCGAGGATGACCTGACGATGCACGGGCTGACCGTCATCCACAATTACAACAAGGACCATACATGA
- the nuoN gene encoding NADH-quinone oxidoreductase subunit NuoN: protein MISADIQTVLPEIALAVYAMVALLGAVYTVKDGAASTLVWLTSGVFLLLAAWIATRQGGAVPAFDGMFVSDGFSRFAKVTILLSAAAVLLMSETYMARRNLLRFEYPLLVALAVVGMMVMVSAGDLMSLYMGLELQSLALYVVASLRRDSIRSTEAGLKYFVLGALSSGLLLYGASLTYGFAGTTLFSGIIAGVQDQPSLGLLFGLVFLISGLAFKVSAAPFHMWTPDVYEGSPTPVTAFFATAPKVAAMALFARVMFDAFGGITGDWQQIVAFLSVVSMFLGSIAAIGQRDIKRLMAYSSIAHMGYALMGLAAGTAFGVQAMLIYMAIYVTMNVGTFAFILGMERDGRPVTDIQSLKMYAKDQPTRALAMLVLMFSLAGVPPMVGFFGKLYVLRAAYDAGLAWLAVAGVIASVIGAYYYLRIVFYMYFGEEGEKLDAPTQPILGGFLLVSAAMMVFGVVNLFGIEPIAAAAAAALVN, encoded by the coding sequence ATGATTTCTGCCGATATCCAGACCGTCCTGCCGGAAATCGCCCTCGCGGTCTATGCGATGGTCGCTTTGCTGGGCGCGGTCTACACGGTCAAGGACGGGGCCGCGTCCACGCTGGTCTGGCTGACGTCGGGCGTGTTCCTGCTACTGGCCGCCTGGATCGCGACGCGGCAGGGCGGTGCCGTGCCCGCCTTTGACGGCATGTTCGTCTCTGACGGTTTTTCCCGCTTTGCCAAGGTCACGATCCTGCTGTCCGCTGCCGCCGTGTTGTTGATGAGCGAGACCTACATGGCGCGCCGCAACCTGCTGCGGTTCGAATATCCGCTGCTGGTCGCGCTAGCCGTCGTCGGCATGATGGTCATGGTTTCGGCCGGTGACCTGATGTCGCTCTACATGGGGCTGGAGCTGCAGTCGCTGGCGCTTTACGTCGTGGCCTCGCTGCGCCGCGACAGCATCCGCTCGACCGAGGCCGGGCTGAAGTATTTCGTCCTTGGCGCGCTGTCCTCGGGCCTGCTGCTCTACGGTGCCTCGCTGACCTACGGCTTTGCCGGCACCACGCTGTTTTCGGGCATCATCGCGGGCGTGCAGGACCAGCCGTCGCTGGGACTGCTGTTCGGCCTCGTGTTCCTGATCTCGGGCCTTGCGTTCAAGGTCTCGGCAGCACCGTTCCACATGTGGACGCCGGACGTCTACGAAGGCTCGCCCACGCCCGTCACGGCCTTCTTTGCGACGGCCCCCAAGGTGGCGGCCATGGCGCTGTTCGCCCGTGTCATGTTCGACGCGTTCGGCGGCATCACTGGCGACTGGCAGCAGATCGTGGCCTTCCTGTCGGTCGTGTCGATGTTCTTGGGCTCCATCGCCGCGATCGGTCAGCGCGACATCAAGCGTCTGATGGCCTACTCCTCCATCGCGCACATGGGCTATGCCCTGATGGGTCTGGCCGCCGGCACCGCCTTCGGCGTGCAGGCGATGCTGATCTATATGGCGATCTACGTCACGATGAACGTCGGCACCTTCGCCTTCATCCTCGGGATGGAACGTGACGGGCGCCCGGTGACGGATATCCAGAGCCTGAAGATGTATGCCAAGGATCAACCGACCCGCGCGCTGGCGATGCTGGTCCTGATGTTCAGCCTTGCGGGCGTGCCGCCGATGGTGGGCTTCTTCGGGAAGCTCTACGTCCTGCGGGCGGCCTACGACGCCGGTCTGGCGTGGCTGGCGGTGGCCGGTGTGATCGCCTCGGTCATCGGGGCCTATTACTATCTGCGGATCGTCTTCTACATGTACTTCGGCGAAGAGGGCGAAAAGCTCGACGCGCCGACCCAGCCGATCCTGGGCGGCTTCCTGCTCGTCTCGGCGGCCATGATGGTCTTCGGCGTCGTCAACCTTTTCGGCATCGAGCCGATCGCGGCAGCCGCCGCCGCAGCCCTTGTCAACTGA